The following is a genomic window from Streptomyces sp. BHT-5-2.
GCGGCACGGCCACCGTCGGGTGCTGTGCCCCCGGCGCGCACAGCACTGTTCCATGACGCACTGCCGCGACGCCTTTGTCCACAGGCCGGGCGAAAAGTATGTCCGCGGCGAGCGGCGGTGCGGAGCCGGACATTCCGGCCGAGCGGTGCGAAGTACGCTGGTCAGGCGGAGATTGGCGCGGAGTGGAAGGACGGGCGAGCGGGGCGGATCGGGTCCATTGGGCCGATCGGGGGGCACGGGGTGCGGAGCGCCCCCTTCAATCTTGACGCGGGCTCAACTATGTTCGTATGTCGTTGGGGTGCACCCTCTCGTCGGGTGACCCCGACCGTCAGGGCGGGGAGTCTCCGGGGGGAGACGTCATTACCGGGGGATCACTTATGCACATTCAGGGCTCTCAATGGCCGGCGGCGGTCGCGGTGACCGCCGCCTCCGACGGTGCGAACGGCGCCGGCGGCAACGGAACGGGCGCGATGACCGGCGCCAACGGCCGGAGCACGCCGCTGCGGGTGGACGCCCAGCGCAATCTGGAACACGTGCTGCGGGCGGCCCGCGAGGTCTTCGGCGAGCTGGGGTACGGCGCGCCGATGGAGGACGTGGCGCGGCGCGCCCGGGTCGGAGTGGGAACGGTCTACCGCCGCTTCCCGAGCAAGGACGTACTGGTCCGGCGGATAGCCGAGGAGGAGACCTCCCGGCTGACCGAGCAGGCGCGGGCCGCACTGGGTCAGGAGGACGACCCGTGGTCGGCGCTGGCGCGCTTCCTGCGGACGTCGGTC
Proteins encoded in this region:
- a CDS encoding TetR/AcrR family transcriptional regulator → MHIQGSQWPAAVAVTAASDGANGAGGNGTGAMTGANGRSTPLRVDAQRNLEHVLRAAREVFGELGYGAPMEDVARRARVGVGTVYRRFPSKDVLVRRIAEEETSRLTEQARAALGQEDDPWSALARFLRTSVASGAGRLLPPGILRVDAGEERAPGGAGEPRLPEGGTEARVPLQRVAPGEAEVPRAGAESEETPGGQALLEVVGRLVERARAAGALRTDVTVSDVLLVIATGAPALPDPGQQQAASARLLEILLEGLRSRPAR